GAGTGTAGCGAACATCTTGGCGAATGTGGGGACGACGAAAATCATAATGACAGCTACGACAAGTATCGCAACGCTCGAGATGACGGCAGGATAGATCATCGCTCCCTTCACCTTCTTCTTGAGCTTCATCGATTTTTCTATGTACGCAGCGAGACGGTTCAGTATCGTATCGAGGATGCCACCGGCCTCACCGGCAGCAACCATGTTGGCATAAAGTTCGGAAAAGACCCTTGGATGTTTTCTGAGGGCGTCCGCATAAGTCAGGCCAGCCTCGACGTCAGACTTGATCGTCGTGAGCGTCCGTGCAAGTGCCTTGTTTTCGACTTGTGATGAGAGTATATCGAGTCCCTGTACGAGGGGTAATCCGGCGTCTATCATCGTCGCGAATTGCCGCGTAAATACCACAATGTCTTTTTCCTTGACCTTGCCTCCGAAGGCGAATCTCGCCTTTGCCACCTTTTCTGTGACTATCGTGGGGGTAATGTTCTTACGCTTTAGCTGCGCAATTACTTCGTCCTTTGAGTTAGCCACCGACTCGCCGGACTCGATAGTGCCCCGTACCGTCTTTCCTGACCACTGGAATGTTACCGGCATCGCTATGCCCTCCCTTTTGCCGATGTGGCGGCCGTACGCTGAATCATCGTAATTAATTCTTCGGGAACCATCGAACGGCCCAAGGCGTCTTCGTAAGAGATCAGTCCTTTTGTGTAGAGTTCAAAGAGAGACTGGTTCATGGTCTGCATTCCCGATTTCGCCTGACCGGTCTGCATGCTCGAGTATATCTGATGCACCTTGTCCTCCCGGATGAGGTTCCTGATAGCCGGGCTCGGGACGAGAACCTCCACGGCCAGGGCTCTCCCCTGACCTGATTTCCGCGGGATTAACTGTTGGGAGAGGATGCCCTCGAGGACAAAGGAGAGTTGTACCCTGATCTGTTCCTGCTGGTGGGCAGGAAAGACATCGATGATACGGTTGATTGTCTGGACGGCAGAATTTGTGTGCAGGGTGGCGAGGGTAAGGTGCCCCGTCTCGGAAACGGTCAGTGCCGCTTCGATCGTTTCCAGGTCGCGCATCTCTCCTATGAGA
The sequence above is drawn from the Thermodesulfovibrionales bacterium genome and encodes:
- a CDS encoding PilT/PilU family type 4a pilus ATPase; translation: TTLATMVDRINEERYDHIITIEDPIEYLHSHKKCLVNQREVNADTESFKAALKYVLRQDPDVVLIGEMRDLETIEAALTVSETGHLTLATLHTNSAVQTINRIIDVFPAHQQEQIRVQLSFVLEGILSQQLIPRKSGQGRALAVEVLVPSPAIRNLIREDKVHQIYSSMQTGQAKSGMQTMNQSLFELYTKGLISYEDALGRSMVPEELITMIQRTAATSAKGRA